Sequence from the Prunus persica cultivar Lovell chromosome G5, Prunus_persica_NCBIv2, whole genome shotgun sequence genome:
tttttttgatgcTGACTCCATCCACATggaccaaaaaattaataacaaaattcttttcaatgtacaaaataataatgaaaatgaaaaagttatttttttaaatccttACCAGTCATaccaacacacacacacacactctctctctctctctctctctctctctctctctcttctcaacACAATCAGTCAAACTACAACCAGCCATTATTGTCGAGCACACTAGCCATCGCACTACAGCTAGCCGTTGTTGTTAAACCTTTGAGATCGGAGTTTCTTCGCAGGAAGCATTTATgagtatttattatttttgttgtctGCATGAAACTCGTATAAGTATAATAAGATTCATTATTTGTCACATAAGCATTTAAGAGATTTATTAACAAAATGGTAGAAAAAGGACGCAATTTGTAGGATTTTCCACATTTGtgtataaaatttgaaaatggagCTATCATTTAAAATTTGCGAAGttgtaaacttttttttttttttaatagaaagaGAATTCATTCATAGAATCAAAGATGTACAAAGAACGACATGATACagtggcctcgttaaaaccttcctATGACAATCTCATGGGACAAACCTCAAGGTAGGAAAGAATACCACACATGTCATGGactaaaaaatcaaaaacaaaaactgacaCATAGACCTCCGACGAGAACCGCAACTATAGACCAACACAGTAGACCCATATGAGAAGACTGCAGAACAATCCaattgtcaaaagaagccTTCTATGAGCAAAATCATAGTCATTTGACACCCACACAAACTGTAAGGTATATCATAGTAGAAACCAGGAGAGAGCATGCAAGAGGAACAAATAAACAACAGTAAAAGGACCCCTAAGAAGCACTCCATGATAGGACCCGCCTCGAATTGCTCGAAATTCATGACGAATCCTGTAATATTTTCGACATCATACTAatgtcgggcccacttactaaaaaagGACGAGACTTTTtgtcgaaatttcggcagagtctcccctgaaaAATAGACATTCCCAAAAATGTTAAACCTGACAAATACACATTTATAAATCTCATCTAGCAGCAAGCACAAGATAAATTCATGCAGTTTACATAATAGGCCTCTAGCCTTACAATCAACCCTAACAtgggcgataacagagcataTCTAATGAAATTCAGTTTACAACGAAACGAAGTTcgacataaataaaaatcgaTGAAAGTTTGCCCTACACAAGCTCGGGCTTGGAGTTCATGACTTGATATGGCCGCTCGATTCAAGACtatctactgcctgggggtgcaaaacagaaaaacgtgtgagtggacaaaaacaaagtttgttatCTTTTAAAACATCATATAATAACCCCACCATTTAGAAAACAATGCTAAAAACGACATGCATTCAAATCGATGtagctatatatatgtatacatagTTTAGTCAAAACCATAATGAAATCCGTAATCTCGTAATAGTATACAATAACCAATCTCATTCCAAACCCTTTCCCAAACTACTATCTCGAAACGCGTGCCCATTGGTGGTCTTTTGGTACCAACCCCGTCGCTTGGGGTGGCGGGAGGAAGAGATGGCAGACCAAAATGTGGCCGGCTGAACAATGTCGGGGGGGAGCAGGGGGCTGTCATGAGGAAGAGAGATcatgagggagagagagagagagagagagagaagagaaaatcagattttttaaaactgaatttcaaaatatttactcTTATGCCACTGGACTTCCGTTaatcgtaacttcttcgttacaactccaatTTAAGctcactacgtgtctacgaactcatatCGATGTGATCTATGTCGTGGTGTCattcaatttttcaaaatattaccagattaaaaagtgaccaaaatgaCCCTATCCCCAAatgcaaaattgtaatttcataatttaataattaaaataggtAATTAAAATAGGGTCAGGGTGTCACACTCCACTTCAACTCAAAATCGGACAAAGAAAATCTCCTATGACCCTACATAGTTCTTTGGTCGGTGCAGAGTAAAGAAGAGCACCATATCCCAATAACTACCACCAACGTCGCTGTTGTTGCCGCCGTTAAAACAGAGACAAAACATTAGCCATCAGGTATCACAACTCTCCTGAGGAGAGACACAATCCAACGTCACTACTGCCACTGCCGTTGAGACAAAGACAACACCAACCACCTAGAACACTgcaaaaataatcaaacaaaacaaacaaataaacagaCCTAAATCCAAACATATCTAGACTATATAGTGAGGGGAAGGGGAGGAGAAGAGGggacaagaggaagagaaaatatgggagaaaaagaaggggagatgaggagaggaaggggaagattGGCAGAAGAGAGGAAAGGCAGTGGCCCCTCCCCCCTTGGCTTCTTTGCGGTTGGTTGCTGGCAGGAGAAAGGGGACCAAAGTAcagctagggtttttttaagAAGCCACCCCAAATGAGAGAATTTGCGTAGTTGTAAACTTGTATATCTAAAACTTATCATAAATTATTTTGGAGGGGAGCTGATTTTACCACTCCACTTTTCTCCACtacactcccttttgctttttaatcaatattgttcttatttgttctttctctttccaattCTACTCTTACTATATATTAAGGTTTCCAAATATGTTAGTACTGTTTATCTTTATTGTAGTTAATAAAGTGGGAAAATCACCTCTCATTTTGGTGAGACTATTTTTGTTTACACAAGTTGTGACGGTAGCCGACATACTCTATTAGTCTATTTGTCCCCTTGGTATCAAGTGTACGACACTTCTCCCACGTCTAGAAATTCAATAGGATCCAAAAAGCAGTCAGGTTAACCAAATAAAGAAACCTTAATTGAGACTATTAAATTGtcaaaaaaactaaagaaatgCAGAAATGCCAGGCAGAGAAACCCGCTGCAGGCTGCAAGCAGGAAGCTTCCCCGACGCGCTGAaacctcaaaacccacaaaagcAAACCAAAACAACTGGCGGGTACGGCAAACCTTgtctttattttatatataaagtatttttaaattaattataaaaaactGGATTTGGCCGCTGAACCGCGTTCGCCTGTCTTCCTATGTAATACGGAATTGGTCATTCCATATCCCAATCGAAGAATATAGcgaacctctctctctctctctctctctcgctctctctctcccccctccccccctcaAATATCCTCaacttgtataaataagagGCTTCCACGTTTGTTATTGTTACACTCCAACAAGGATCCATTGTTTTATAATAGTTTAAGTTTATCCTCTTCTTTTCATCGTTGCTTTATCCCCATAGTCTCATCGTCTATAAATAGCATCATATACAACAAGTCAGGAAGCCACAAAGACAGGAAGAGCACTTAGAAGAGACCAGAGTCCGCATTTACATAGCAGCAATTAAAGTACCAAATTAGCAATTTCAATGGAGATCACCCCCAAGTCATCATCGTCCGCCCTGGGAAGATTGTGCCGTAAACTGTCTCCAAGAAAGACAAAGGCAGGTCATCATGATGTAGAGGGCCCAATTGAGAACCCAACAACATGCAGCAGCATCAGCAGCAACAGCGACCTCCAGATGTGGAAGGTGTTTGATTTCTTCGACGAGAACGGAGATGGTAAGATTTCCCCAGCAGAGCTGCAGACTTGTGTGAGGAGTGTTGGGGGAGAGCTGTCTGAGGAGGAAGCGGAGGCCGCCGTGGAGGCTTCGGATTTGGATGGAGATGGGCTGCTGGGGTTTGAAGAATTCCAGAAGTTGATGGAAGCCACAAACGAGGACAACAACAATCAGCAGCTCAGAGATGCCTTTGGGATGTATGAAATGGAAGGCTCCGGCTGCATAACCCCAGCCAGCTTGAAGAGGATGCTCAGCCGCCTCGGCGACTCTCGCTCCATCGATGACTGCAAGGCCATGATTCGAGCGTTCGACCTTAATGGAGATGGGGCTCTCAGCTTTAATGAGTTCACAATCATGATgcgttaaattaatttaattccaTTCATTCCTTTGTGTGTATATACATCATTTATATAATAACTTTGTAACTCagatatttcctttttttttttcttttcccttttcgAGCAGACATCTTGGTTGTGCGTGAGATCTAACCTCCATGGCATCttgattgtgtgtgtgtgagaaacctccTCTCctctaatttagactatcgcttgtaacaaaaaaaaaaaaaaaaaaaaaaaaaaaaaaaaccaatcagGCTGGCTCCCACTGCAGAATCATGTAACTTTAATACCTGCAATTTGACCCGTTGATGTTATATACACCTGCAAGGTTTCGACGTAGAAACTCCCAGGAAGTTCCAAAATTTCTTACATGGTAATTGGCAAGCAGCTGCTATTGTCGCAATAGCTAATAAGTAACAAGTTAATTCCATTACATTTTCTACAAGTTTGCATAACAAAACTTAAATCCATTACAAGTAACAAGATATTACCAAATTCTGGTAGGGAAGCTGCCATTAACATAGAAAATAGCTAGCACGCTAACATCCAACCCACCCATTAACATAGAAGATACTTTGAGTACAACTTCATTTGCACACTGGATGAAAGAAACAGGAAACTTCCATCTAAGCTTCTCATATTCCATTAAGGGTGACCACAACTTTCTGCCCAGTAGGATAGTCACAATGCTCACACAA
This genomic interval carries:
- the LOC18777511 gene encoding probable calcium-binding protein CML31 → MEITPKSSSSALGRLCRKLSPRKTKAGHHDVEGPIENPTTCSSISSNSDLQMWKVFDFFDENGDGKISPAELQTCVRSVGGELSEEEAEAAVEASDLDGDGLLGFEEFQKLMEATNEDNNNQQLRDAFGMYEMEGSGCITPASLKRMLSRLGDSRSIDDCKAMIRAFDLNGDGALSFNEFTIMMR